GTAATCACTATTGTAATTATCCATTGAAATAAATTCCAATCCGTAAGCATAGTTTCGTTCCACCAAAAGGTTGTCCAAACTGGTAGTTGTAAAAATAAAATTCTTGTAGACCAAAGCGTGGAAATTCTTAATTGCACAAGTTTTCCTTGTGTTTTCAAAATAGATTCGTCGCTATTTACTTGATAAATTTTTATTAACTGATAAATATAAACAAACAGGGCAATAGCTGTAAGTAAAATCTGAATTGTAGCTGAAAAAAGGAAAAACTTGTTGGCTTCCGAAAATGTGTTCAAATAAATTCGGCCCAGAACAGTTGCTCCGATACTCACCCATAATATCCCCACTAAAAGTGCAAATATTTTGATGGGCTTCATTGAGCTTAAAAAGTTATAGACCTTTATTCGAGTTATATCTTCTGCGTTTTTTCTGTTTATTATAAAACTTTCCTCCAATTTTTCATTGGCTGTTTTCCAAAGTTCCTTTAATTCCAATTCGTTCATTTCTTATGATATTAATTGTGAAAACCGTGTTTTTAATTTTTCTTTTATACGTCCTATTTTTGTACCTACGTTGCTTACGGACAGTCCCAATACTTCAGCAATTTCAATATGGCTTTTATCTTCCAGATAAAGTAATATCAAGGCTTTGTCAAGCTCTTTCAATTCACTTATAAATTGCTCTAATAAGGTCAGCTGCTGTTCGGTTTCCGCTTTGTCTGCAGTTAAGATTTCTGTTGTTTGTTTGCTCAATACAGTAAATAGGTTTGTTCTTGTTGTGTTTTTCCGATAAAACGAAATAGCGACATTCAGTGAAATACGGTATAACCACGTTGATATTTTAAATTGGTCATTGTATTTGTAAACAGATTGCCATATTTATATCATCATTTCTTGCATCAAGTCTTGTCTGTCGTTTTCGTTTGGACAATACACACGGGCAACCTTGAACAAAATGCCCTTGTGCTGTTCAATGATTTCCGTAAAGAATTTCTGTTGCTCCTGTTTATTCATTATAGCTGTGAAAACCAATCTTTAATAAAATTAAATTTGCAATTTTTTATTAAACTCCTTTTCTTAATTATTCGCAGACCCTTTCAAAAAATCACAATCTGGAGCTATTTTTAATAACAGTTTCTATTCTATAAACATAGTCCTGAATATTTACAGTTTTACCCAGATGTACCGAAATCTCTTGAGATGGTTAGGCGGATGGGGTAACGATGCTAAGAGGACCTGGTAACCCCATACTTTCTCTTCAGAATGCTTCTGATACTAAGGTGAACCTGATGCCTTTCTTAAATCTGGACCATTCAACCACCATCTTTTTGAATTCATCAGCAAACACTCGGTGTTTCGTATTAGTCGAATTTAAAATTATATTTAGGATGTACAGCGAAGACAAAATCAATACAAAGAGAGCCGTGATTGGTTCAATATTACCCGAAAAAATTTGAATTTGACGAAAAAACTTATCGAACCGCCCAAATGAAATGTAACGCAAACCATCTTTCAGATAAACAATGGCTTACAACAAAACAAAAACAGGAAAAGCGATTTTTAATCACTTTTCCTATCTAGTAGCCCATAAGCTACAAATATCGAACTCTTTTATAGATGATTTACATAATGCAGCAGGTTTAGAGGATTGTCCATATTAATTGAATAATCTAACACCCAGCAATTGTGATTTACCAATTCTGGGTGTTAATTAGGCTTACAAAGAGTTGAAACCTTATAGGGCATTTTTATTAATTGCTATCAATATTTTTAAA
This is a stretch of genomic DNA from Candidatus Pedobacter colombiensis. It encodes these proteins:
- a CDS encoding sigma-70 family RNA polymerase sigma factor yields the protein MWQSVYKYNDQFKISTWLYRISLNVAISFYRKNTTRTNLFTVLSKQTTEILTADKAETEQQLTLLEQFISELKELDKALILLYLEDKSHIEIAEVLGLSVSNVGTKIGRIKEKLKTRFSQLIS